One genomic window of Microcoleus sp. AS-A8 includes the following:
- a CDS encoding glutathione binding-like protein codes for MIELYYWTTPNGHKITMFLEEAGLPYTIIPVNIGAGDQFKPDFLKIAPNNRIPAIIDHEPANGGEPISVFESGAILLYLAEKTGKLIPSDLRQRVEVLQWLFWQMGGLGPMAGQNHHFSQYAPEKIPYAIDRYVNETGRLYAVLNQRLADREFVAGNYSIADIAAYPWIVPHENQGQKLENFPNLKRWFETIQTRPATIRAYEKAESFKNQPLDIEKSRSLLFNQSATTVQP; via the coding sequence ATGATTGAACTTTACTATTGGACAACACCCAACGGTCACAAAATCACAATGTTTCTAGAGGAAGCCGGACTGCCTTACACGATCATTCCCGTTAACATTGGTGCTGGCGATCAGTTTAAACCCGACTTTCTCAAGATAGCTCCCAACAATCGCATCCCCGCCATTATTGACCACGAACCCGCTAATGGTGGTGAACCCATTTCAGTCTTTGAATCCGGTGCAATCTTGCTGTACTTAGCAGAAAAAACCGGGAAACTGATTCCCAGTGATTTGCGCCAACGAGTCGAAGTCCTTCAGTGGTTATTTTGGCAAATGGGGGGACTTGGGCCAATGGCAGGGCAAAATCATCACTTCAGCCAATATGCCCCAGAAAAGATTCCTTATGCCATTGACCGCTATGTCAATGAGACAGGGCGTTTATACGCTGTCCTGAATCAGCGATTGGCAGATCGAGAATTTGTCGCTGGCAACTATTCAATCGCCGATATTGCCGCCTATCCCTGGATCGTCCCCCACGAAAATCAAGGCCAGAAGCTAGAGAATTTCCCCAACCTAAAGCGCTGGTTCGAGACAATTCAGACACGTCCGGCAACCATTCGAGCCTACGAGAAAGCAGAATCCTTCAAAAATCAGCCACTCGATATTGAAAAATCCCGGTCATTGCTATTTAACCAGTCAGCGACAACCGTGCAGCCTTAA
- the ruvX gene encoding Holliday junction resolvase RuvX gives MEKISALGLDVGSKRIGVAGCDGLGLMATGLTTIERTSFERDVQQLREWVEQREVQLLVVGLPYATDGTLGLQARQIQKFAKRLAKALQLPVEYVDERLTSVEAEELIKAENRLLSRNKGLIDRKAAAIILQQWLDNRRSEKLGSGNQG, from the coding sequence ATGGAAAAAATCTCGGCACTGGGATTAGATGTAGGAAGCAAACGAATTGGTGTGGCGGGATGTGATGGCCTAGGTCTAATGGCCACAGGTCTTACCACAATTGAGCGCACGTCTTTTGAGCGGGATGTACAACAGCTACGAGAGTGGGTTGAACAGCGAGAAGTACAGCTACTCGTTGTAGGTTTGCCTTATGCCACTGATGGAACCCTAGGGTTACAGGCGCGGCAGATCCAAAAGTTCGCGAAGCGGTTGGCCAAAGCACTTCAGTTGCCTGTCGAGTATGTAGATGAGCGCTTGACATCCGTGGAGGCAGAAGAATTAATCAAAGCTGAGAATCGCTTACTCTCTCGCAATAAAGGTTTGATTGACCGCAAAGCAGCCGCGATCATTTTGCAACAGTGGCTAGATAACCGCCGCTCAGAGAAATTGGGCAGTGGAAATCAGGGATGA
- a CDS encoding GNAT family N-acetyltransferase produces MTSPVSENAKNVIRPLQYRDLEAIEQLATAATDADSNSCSVTFLQQLQQVRRWYGLLKLLSWFPNPSQYAFCVYVAETFQQIRGMIKISPFNRTRSTWRVEQVLVDTTANVPENTSAKGDTGSGLLRYCFETIWEARTWLLEVNVHQKTTLALYRQNGFQPLAQLTYWAIAPQILEELAAHEPDLPNLLPVSNADAQLLYQLDTASMPPLVRQVFDRHVQDFKTGFLRALVSHIHQWFTHTEVVSGYVFEPQRKAAIGYFQIRLCRDGSSCHEGELTVHPAYTCLYPELLAQMARVVQAVPSQSLQIASADYQPEREEYLEQMGAERIEHTLLMSRSVWHKLREAKPMSLEGLQLSEVLQGLQPARTPIPSRIAWWKSISKKTQAVSSGNGAQPVSTSKITLSTETSPSAEAPTIQN; encoded by the coding sequence ATGACTTCACCTGTTTCAGAAAACGCGAAGAATGTGATTCGCCCCCTTCAATACCGAGATTTGGAGGCAATCGAACAGCTTGCCACAGCAGCAACTGATGCAGATAGCAACAGTTGCTCTGTGACCTTCCTTCAGCAATTACAGCAAGTTCGACGCTGGTATGGCTTGCTCAAGCTGTTAAGTTGGTTCCCCAACCCCAGCCAGTACGCTTTTTGCGTGTATGTGGCTGAAACGTTCCAGCAGATTCGCGGCATGATCAAGATTTCGCCGTTTAATCGCACCCGCAGCACTTGGCGGGTGGAACAGGTGTTAGTCGATACCACTGCCAACGTTCCAGAAAATACATCAGCCAAAGGAGACACCGGATCGGGGTTATTGCGCTATTGCTTCGAGACCATTTGGGAAGCGCGAACCTGGTTACTAGAAGTCAATGTTCATCAGAAAACGACACTGGCGCTTTATCGGCAAAACGGATTTCAGCCTTTAGCACAACTGACGTATTGGGCGATCGCACCGCAAATCTTGGAAGAATTGGCAGCTCACGAGCCGGATTTACCGAACCTGCTGCCGGTGAGTAACGCGGATGCTCAGTTGCTTTATCAATTGGATACAGCCTCCATGCCACCCCTGGTACGCCAGGTGTTTGATCGCCACGTTCAAGACTTTAAAACTGGGTTTTTGAGAGCGCTTGTCTCCCATATTCACCAGTGGTTCACCCATACCGAAGTCGTGAGTGGCTACGTGTTTGAACCCCAACGCAAAGCTGCTATTGGCTATTTTCAAATCCGGCTGTGTCGGGATGGCTCCAGTTGCCACGAAGGAGAGCTGACAGTTCACCCCGCTTATACCTGCTTATACCCAGAGTTACTGGCTCAGATGGCGCGGGTGGTGCAAGCGGTGCCCTCACAATCCCTACAAATTGCTTCTGCTGATTATCAACCCGAACGGGAAGAATATCTCGAACAAATGGGGGCAGAGCGGATTGAGCATACCCTGCTGATGTCCCGTTCTGTCTGGCACAAGCTACGGGAAGCTAAGCCGATGTCTTTAGAAGGGTTGCAGTTGTCGGAAGTGCTTCAGGGGTTACAGCCCGCACGCACCCCAATCCCCAGCCGCATTGCCTGGTGGAAGTCTATCTCCAAGAAAACCCAAGCGGTTTCTTCGGGAAATGGCGCTCAGCCAGTCTCAACCTCCAAGATTACTCTCTCCACAGAGACAAGCCCATCTGCTGAGGCACCGACTATTCAGAATTAG
- a CDS encoding alkene reductase → MDINLLSPYKLGNLELPNRLVMAPLTRNRAGDGNVPGPLNATYYAQRASAGLIIAEATQVSPQGQGYPSTPGIHSAEQVEGWKLVTDAVHQQGGRIFLQLWHVGRISHPDLQPDGALPVAPSAIAPKGQASTYEGMKPFVTPRALETSEIPEIIEQYRQGAKNALQAGFDGVEVHGANGYLLDQFLRDGTNQRTDEYGGSLENRARLLLEVTQAVTEVWGGDRVGVRLSPSSTFNDMHDSDPLSTFSYAAQALNRFGLAYLHIIEVNEADLRHGGTEAPTSVLRDRFAGTLMVNGGYDWERSNTVLAKGEADLVSFGTLFLANPDLPQRFAANAPLNQADPTTFYGGGEKGYTDYPFLQAS, encoded by the coding sequence ATGGATATCAATTTACTTTCTCCCTACAAACTAGGGAACCTAGAACTACCCAATCGCCTAGTCATGGCACCTTTAACACGCAATCGCGCAGGTGATGGCAATGTTCCGGGGCCACTCAATGCCACCTATTACGCCCAACGCGCCTCAGCAGGACTAATCATTGCAGAAGCCACACAAGTTTCTCCCCAAGGTCAAGGTTATCCCAGCACACCCGGAATTCATTCAGCCGAACAAGTGGAAGGGTGGAAATTGGTAACGGATGCCGTGCATCAACAGGGAGGGAGAATATTCCTGCAACTGTGGCATGTGGGACGGATTTCCCACCCCGACTTGCAACCCGATGGAGCCTTACCTGTGGCTCCTTCTGCGATCGCACCGAAGGGTCAAGCTTCAACCTATGAAGGCATGAAACCCTTTGTCACCCCTCGTGCTTTGGAAACCTCTGAGATTCCAGAAATTATTGAACAGTACCGTCAGGGAGCCAAAAATGCGCTCCAAGCTGGATTTGATGGGGTGGAGGTTCACGGAGCCAATGGCTATTTGTTGGATCAGTTTCTGCGGGATGGCACGAATCAGCGCACGGACGAGTATGGCGGTTCCCTGGAAAATCGTGCTCGACTGTTGCTAGAAGTTACGCAAGCCGTGACGGAAGTCTGGGGTGGCGATCGAGTCGGAGTACGCCTTTCTCCCAGCAGCACGTTTAATGACATGCACGATTCTGATCCTTTGTCAACCTTTAGTTATGCAGCCCAAGCGCTGAATCGATTTGGATTGGCTTATCTGCATATTATTGAGGTAAACGAAGCAGACTTAAGGCATGGTGGAACAGAGGCACCCACTAGTGTTCTACGCGATCGCTTTGCAGGCACATTAATGGTCAATGGCGGCTATGACTGGGAGAGAAGCAATACTGTATTGGCAAAGGGGGAAGCGGATTTGGTTTCATTTGGCACGTTATTTTTGGCAAATCCCGACTTGCCACAACGGTTTGCTGCCAATGCACCCCTGAATCAGGCAGACCCCACAACGTTCTACGGGGGTGGGGAGAAGGGGTATACAGACTATCCCTTTTTGCAGGCTAGCTGA
- a CDS encoding PAM68 family protein, producing the protein MSTEPGREAKASSSSDAKSSNSSDQRLPFEPRQKRKKTPKTQPAPAASSKSTKPEQKATTSKESMAIPDAVSKRMARRMALLCGIPSVLGIVTFFVSYLLVTQVGLKLPNVVVVLVSMGFFGLGVLGLSYGVLSASWDEDVPGTTLGWQEFKTNWGRMTAAWRSAGQKD; encoded by the coding sequence ATGTCTACTGAACCAGGGCGTGAGGCAAAAGCCAGTAGCTCCTCCGACGCTAAGTCGTCAAACTCCAGTGACCAACGCTTGCCCTTTGAGCCGCGTCAGAAACGTAAAAAAACACCTAAGACTCAACCCGCTCCAGCCGCTAGTTCAAAATCCACTAAGCCAGAGCAGAAAGCCACTACGTCTAAGGAATCGATGGCGATTCCGGATGCCGTGAGCAAGCGAATGGCGCGCCGGATGGCTCTGTTGTGTGGAATTCCCTCCGTTTTGGGCATCGTTACCTTTTTTGTCAGCTATCTTTTAGTCACACAAGTTGGCTTAAAGTTGCCCAATGTGGTTGTGGTACTCGTGAGTATGGGCTTTTTTGGTTTAGGCGTGTTGGGATTGAGCTACGGCGTTCTCTCGGCTTCGTGGGATGAAGATGTGCCAGGAACGACGTTAGGTTGGCAAGAGTTTAAAACTAACTGGGGACGGATGACAGCCGCATGGCGCTCTGCGGGTCAAAAGGACTAG
- the rpsO gene encoding 30S ribosomal protein S15 yields MSLTQERKHEIIEGYQVHETDTGSAEVQIAILTERINRLSEHLKANSKDHASRRGLLQLIGRRKRLLSYMRRESAERYPALIQRLGIRG; encoded by the coding sequence ATGAGTCTGACGCAAGAGCGCAAACACGAAATTATTGAGGGCTACCAAGTCCATGAAACCGACACTGGTTCGGCAGAAGTTCAAATCGCCATCCTCACCGAACGCATTAATCGGTTGAGCGAACACCTGAAAGCGAATTCTAAAGATCATGCCTCCCGACGGGGATTGTTACAACTGATTGGTCGTCGGAAGCGATTGCTATCCTATATGCGCCGAGAAAGTGCAGAGCGCTATCCAGCCTTGATTCAACGCTTAGGTATTCGCGGATAG
- a CDS encoding SDR family oxidoreductase, giving the protein MTTEKIALVTGANKGIGLEIVQQLANAGFRVFLTARDGQRGEQASQKLQQDGLRVEFLQLDVTDSTSIDHLAQELASQIDHLDVLVNNAGILLDAPNSSVLEVEPEVILQTLQTNTLGPLSLTQKLVPLLTRSNAGKVINVSSGGGQLTDMGDWAPAYSLSKTALNAVTGMMAAALKDKHIAVNSICPGWVRTDMGGSNASRSVQQGADTVTWLATEAPSDLTGKFLRDRTVIPW; this is encoded by the coding sequence ATGACCACAGAAAAAATTGCTTTAGTGACTGGAGCCAATAAAGGAATTGGCTTGGAAATCGTCCAACAGCTTGCCAACGCAGGGTTTCGAGTATTTTTAACCGCTCGCGATGGCCAGCGTGGGGAACAAGCATCCCAAAAATTGCAGCAAGATGGACTCCGCGTTGAATTCTTGCAATTGGACGTGACAGACTCTACCAGTATCGATCACTTAGCCCAGGAACTCGCATCCCAGATTGACCATCTGGACGTGCTGGTCAACAATGCAGGTATCCTCCTCGATGCACCCAATTCGTCTGTCCTTGAGGTAGAACCAGAAGTGATTCTGCAAACCCTGCAAACGAATACCCTTGGCCCTCTGAGCTTAACTCAAAAACTTGTGCCACTTCTGACCAGGAGCAATGCGGGGAAAGTCATCAATGTCTCCAGTGGCGGCGGTCAACTCACGGATATGGGTGATTGGGCACCTGCTTATTCTCTCTCAAAAACGGCACTCAATGCAGTCACAGGCATGATGGCGGCGGCGCTCAAAGACAAACACATTGCAGTGAACTCGATTTGTCCAGGCTGGGTACGCACTGACATGGGCGGCTCCAACGCTTCACGCTCTGTTCAACAGGGAGCGGATACTGTGACATGGCTGGCAACAGAAGCCCCTTCTGACTTAACAGGCAAATTCTTGCGAGATAGAACCGTCATCCCCTGGTAA
- the trxA gene encoding thioredoxin: MSSVTQVTDATFKQEVLESELPVLVDFWAPWCGPCRMVAPTVEEIAAQFAGQVKVVKLDTDQNPSIASQYGIRSIPTLLVFKEGRQVDTVVGAVPTTTLATTLEKHL; the protein is encoded by the coding sequence ATGTCATCAGTAACCCAAGTGACAGACGCAACGTTCAAGCAAGAAGTCCTCGAAAGTGAACTTCCGGTATTAGTCGATTTTTGGGCACCTTGGTGTGGCCCCTGTCGGATGGTAGCTCCCACAGTGGAAGAGATCGCTGCCCAGTTTGCAGGACAGGTGAAAGTGGTCAAACTCGACACCGATCAGAATCCCAGTATCGCCAGCCAGTATGGGATTCGCAGCATTCCCACCTTACTCGTGTTCAAGGAAGGACGGCAAGTTGATACAGTGGTAGGCGCAGTCCCAACAACCACCTTGGCTACAACCTTGGAAAAACACCTGTAA
- the rnhA gene encoding ribonuclease HI, producing MPSTRQIKCFYTDGACAGNPGPGGWGTVVYFTDGSVYEMGGGAAQTTNNRMEMQAAIQALKVLKASAQTEAVILYTDSEYVKNGITKWVKGWKKKGWKTAQGKAVLNQDLWETLDELNSPLVEWQYVRGHSGNEGNERCDTIARAFSVGKPLVLDQAFDLSTPPSNHSNSNSPVAGVSDSNVVSKLAYETIQMSLPSSEVAMMDSPVSSPAGAIEDLPREVRVAQLRNLVETLHIADEIARQGYLISSSELADLMDVNASAVTSRGDHWPWRNWIVSRVRREGNQILWQLERVDQVNTADDEG from the coding sequence ATGCCTTCTACTCGCCAAATTAAATGTTTTTACACCGATGGCGCTTGCGCTGGCAACCCTGGCCCCGGCGGATGGGGTACTGTAGTTTATTTTACCGATGGCTCCGTTTATGAAATGGGCGGCGGGGCTGCTCAAACCACAAACAACCGAATGGAAATGCAAGCGGCCATTCAGGCGTTGAAGGTTCTCAAGGCATCGGCTCAAACCGAAGCCGTCATCCTCTACACCGATAGCGAATATGTCAAGAATGGCATCACCAAATGGGTTAAAGGCTGGAAAAAGAAAGGCTGGAAGACAGCACAGGGAAAAGCTGTTTTAAATCAAGATTTGTGGGAAACTCTTGATGAGCTGAATTCTCCCTTGGTGGAGTGGCAGTATGTTCGGGGGCACAGTGGCAACGAGGGCAATGAGCGTTGTGATACAATCGCTCGTGCTTTTTCTGTTGGTAAGCCCTTGGTACTCGATCAGGCGTTTGACCTGAGTACTCCACCCTCCAATCACTCAAACTCCAACTCACCTGTAGCAGGAGTATCAGATTCAAACGTTGTTTCTAAGTTAGCTTACGAGACTATACAAATGAGCCTTCCCTCCTCTGAAGTAGCCATGATGGATTCACCTGTTTCTTCCCCTGCTGGTGCAATTGAAGACTTACCTCGCGAGGTGAGAGTTGCTCAACTCCGTAACTTGGTGGAAACTCTCCACATCGCTGATGAGATAGCCCGCCAAGGCTACCTGATTAGCAGTTCTGAACTGGCTGACTTAATGGACGTTAATGCCAGTGCCGTGACCAGTCGCGGCGACCACTGGCCTTGGCGAAATTGGATTGTGTCACGAGTCCGACGTGAGGGCAATCAAATTCTTTGGCAGCTTGAACGAGTGGATCAAGTGAATACAGCAGATGATGAAGGTTAG
- a CDS encoding carotenoid biosynthesis protein, with translation MKQLVKLERYFLIGHIFAMVFGLAGLLLVVPHPDVIAGLGLIGQKTFAWSMSGGGVINILLGAAAVAIYAYRTLGLQQWLTFMIPAMILSLGSELLGTSTGFPFGEYGYLSGLGYKVAGLVPFTIPFSWFYMGFVCYLLARAGIDASLKTANGVWLRSILSVVLGAILLTSWDFALDPAMSQTAFPFWHFGDIGSFFGTPYRNFAGWLATGGLFMTVAALSWKKTPINLSRQQLGFPLVVYISNIAFSAVLTVCGVGLWIPVLLTVLFGVLPAVILWWIALSASTPITGDSTENTELAQIQTRKVPVASVGVLPK, from the coding sequence ATGAAGCAACTTGTCAAACTTGAGCGCTACTTCCTGATTGGTCATATTTTCGCAATGGTCTTTGGACTGGCAGGATTACTGCTGGTCGTCCCTCATCCTGATGTGATTGCAGGCTTAGGTCTTATTGGGCAGAAAACGTTTGCGTGGTCTATGTCTGGGGGCGGGGTGATCAATATCCTTCTGGGTGCCGCTGCTGTGGCGATTTATGCCTACCGAACCCTGGGGCTACAGCAATGGCTGACGTTCATGATTCCGGCGATGATTCTCTCCTTGGGGAGTGAATTGCTAGGCACCAGTACCGGCTTCCCCTTTGGAGAATATGGCTACTTAAGTGGTTTGGGTTACAAAGTGGCTGGACTGGTTCCTTTCACGATTCCCTTCTCCTGGTTTTATATGGGGTTTGTTTGTTATTTACTCGCTCGTGCTGGCATCGACGCCAGTCTAAAAACGGCAAATGGGGTCTGGTTGCGCTCTATATTGAGCGTCGTCTTAGGAGCCATTCTCCTCACATCCTGGGACTTTGCCCTCGACCCAGCGATGAGCCAAACCGCTTTTCCTTTTTGGCACTTCGGAGATATCGGTTCCTTTTTTGGCACCCCCTACCGAAATTTTGCCGGTTGGCTGGCAACGGGTGGTCTGTTTATGACGGTAGCCGCTTTGTCCTGGAAGAAAACGCCGATTAACTTATCCCGTCAGCAGTTAGGATTTCCGCTGGTAGTTTATATCAGTAACATTGCGTTTAGCGCTGTTCTGACCGTGTGTGGTGTTGGGCTGTGGATTCCAGTCCTGTTGACGGTTCTTTTCGGTGTCCTGCCTGCTGTGATTTTATGGTGGATCGCTTTATCTGCATCCACACCCATCACAGGAGACTCAACTGAGAATACTGAACTCGCTCAGATCCAAACGAGGAAAGTCCCTGTGGCATCCGTGGGAGTTCTGCCTAAGTGA
- the aroF gene encoding 3-deoxy-7-phosphoheptulonate synthase → MIVVMKMGAPEAEIERVDQELSEWGLTPEKIVGKHKVVIGLVGDTVDLDPLQIQEMSPWIEEVLRVEKPFKRASREFRHGEASDVVVSTPNGPVHFGEHHPVVLVAGPCSVENEAMIVETARRVKAAGAQFLRGGAYKPRTSPYAFQGHGESALGLLAAAREESGLGIITEVMDTADVEKIAEVADVVQVGARNMQNFALLKKVGGQEKPVLLKRGMSSTIDEWLMAAEYILAAGNPNVILCERGIRTFDQKYARNTLDLAVLPVLRSLTHLPIMIDPSHGTGRYEYVPAMALAAIAAGADSLMIEVHPNPAKALSDGPQSLTPDRFDRLVQDMSVIGKAVGRWHESAVALA, encoded by the coding sequence ATGATTGTGGTGATGAAAATGGGCGCTCCAGAGGCCGAAATTGAGCGCGTTGACCAAGAACTGAGCGAATGGGGTCTAACTCCGGAAAAGATTGTGGGTAAGCACAAGGTCGTGATTGGTCTTGTGGGCGATACGGTGGATTTAGACCCACTGCAAATTCAGGAAATGAGTCCCTGGATTGAAGAGGTGCTCCGGGTTGAGAAGCCCTTTAAACGCGCCAGCCGCGAGTTCCGGCACGGAGAAGCCAGTGATGTGGTTGTGTCAACGCCCAATGGTCCAGTTCACTTCGGGGAGCATCATCCCGTGGTGTTGGTGGCTGGCCCTTGTTCGGTCGAAAATGAAGCGATGATCGTGGAAACGGCGCGTCGGGTTAAGGCGGCGGGTGCCCAGTTTCTGCGGGGAGGGGCGTATAAGCCTCGGACATCTCCCTATGCGTTTCAAGGTCATGGGGAGAGTGCTTTGGGCTTACTGGCTGCGGCGCGAGAAGAGTCGGGGTTGGGCATTATCACCGAAGTGATGGACACGGCGGATGTCGAGAAGATTGCTGAGGTGGCGGATGTGGTGCAAGTGGGTGCCCGGAATATGCAGAATTTCGCCCTGCTGAAAAAAGTTGGGGGGCAGGAGAAGCCGGTTTTGCTGAAGCGGGGGATGTCCTCCACCATTGATGAGTGGTTGATGGCGGCGGAGTATATTCTGGCAGCCGGGAACCCGAATGTGATTTTGTGTGAGCGGGGGATTCGCACGTTTGATCAGAAGTATGCCCGGAATACGCTGGATTTAGCCGTGTTGCCTGTGTTGCGATCGCTCACTCACTTACCGATTATGATTGACCCCAGTCACGGCACGGGGCGTTATGAGTATGTCCCAGCAATGGCACTGGCGGCGATCGCGGCGGGTGCTGATTCTTTGATGATTGAAGTCCATCCTAATCCTGCCAAAGCCTTATCCGATGGCCCGCAATCCTTGACACCCGATCGCTTCGATCGCTTGGTGCAAGATATGTCTGTGATTGGCAAAGCGGTTGGGCGTTGGCATGAATCGGCTGTTGCCCTGGCTTAA
- a CDS encoding glycosyltransferase, which produces MSWVIALVSHSTALLSLPTAGFLASALLLIQAPAAFLLLSRLSKGPGRRPPIVAQTTTPEQLGAVSVVVPTLNERDRLTPCLVGLSQQSYEVREIIVVDSRSTDGTPELVKNAQEKDPRFRLINDDPLPTDWVGRPWALHTGFLHTSPHSQWFLGMDADTQPRPGLVAGLIQKAEAEKFDLVSLSPQFILKYPGEWWLQPALLITLVYRFGPTGINSDSAERVMANGQCFLCRREVLAQLEGYTSAKGSFCDDVTLARYVASCGFKVGFLDGAKVVKVRMYEGAKETWKEWGRSLDLKDASSMSQVWSDLWLLVSVQGLPLPASLILLSSLGLGISSPSVTAAAGLNLFLLLIRFALLFAIAPSYDRSQVSAASWLFWLSPVADPLAVWRIFLSAIQRPTSWRGRSYSV; this is translated from the coding sequence GTGAGTTGGGTTATCGCTTTAGTCAGCCATTCAACGGCGCTACTTTCACTGCCTACAGCAGGATTCTTAGCATCAGCGCTGTTACTCATTCAGGCACCTGCTGCCTTCCTCCTGCTCTCCCGCCTGAGCAAAGGGCCAGGGCGTCGCCCTCCGATCGTTGCTCAAACAACCACTCCCGAGCAACTGGGTGCGGTGAGTGTGGTCGTTCCCACTCTCAATGAACGCGATCGCCTGACGCCCTGTTTAGTGGGACTGAGTCAGCAAAGTTATGAAGTTCGAGAAATCATCGTTGTCGATAGTCGCTCGACCGATGGTACACCTGAACTGGTCAAGAATGCCCAAGAAAAAGACCCACGATTTCGCCTAATCAACGATGACCCCTTACCCACTGATTGGGTAGGGCGTCCCTGGGCCTTACACACGGGATTCTTACACACTTCCCCTCATAGTCAGTGGTTTCTGGGCATGGATGCCGATACCCAGCCCAGACCGGGATTGGTTGCGGGTCTAATCCAGAAGGCTGAAGCGGAAAAGTTCGACTTAGTTTCCCTTTCACCGCAATTTATCCTCAAGTATCCAGGGGAGTGGTGGCTCCAACCCGCGCTCTTGATTACCTTAGTTTACCGATTTGGGCCAACTGGGATTAATAGTGACTCGGCGGAACGGGTGATGGCCAACGGACAGTGTTTCCTGTGTCGCCGCGAAGTCTTAGCCCAGCTGGAGGGCTATACAAGCGCTAAGGGGTCTTTTTGCGATGATGTCACCCTGGCTCGTTATGTCGCCTCTTGTGGGTTTAAGGTCGGGTTTCTCGATGGAGCCAAGGTAGTGAAGGTGCGGATGTATGAGGGAGCCAAAGAAACCTGGAAAGAGTGGGGACGCAGTCTTGACCTCAAAGATGCCTCTTCCATGAGTCAGGTGTGGAGCGATTTGTGGCTTTTAGTGAGTGTTCAGGGTCTGCCACTTCCAGCCTCTTTGATTTTATTAAGTAGCCTAGGATTGGGAATTTCCTCACCCTCAGTAACAGCAGCGGCTGGATTAAACCTCTTCTTGTTGTTGATTCGCTTTGCTTTGCTGTTTGCGATCGCTCCTTCTTATGACCGCTCTCAGGTATCAGCCGCCTCCTGGCTCTTCTGGCTTTCCCCCGTGGCCGATCCCTTAGCCGTCTGGCGAATTTTCTTGTCCGCGATCCAAAGACCGACCTCTTGGCGGGGGCGGAGTTACAGCGTGTAG